In the genome of Altererythrobacter sp. TH136, one region contains:
- the ilvD gene encoding dihydroxy-acid dehydratase, which produces MPELRSRTSTHGRNMAGARGLWRATGMKDGDFGKPIVAVVNSFTQFVPGHVHLKDLGQLVARQIEAAGGVAKEFNTIAVDDGIAMGHDGMLYSLPSRELIADSVEFMVNAHCADAMVCISNCDKITPGMLMAALRINVPAVFVSGGPMEAGKVVVKGKEIALDLVDAMVAAGDESFSDEEVSDIERAACPTCGSCSGMFTANSMNCLTEALGLSLPGNGSVLATHADRQGLFERAGRLVVELCRRYYGDGDASVLPRSIASFEAFENAMSLDIAMGGSTNTVLHLLAAAHEAGVDFTMHDIDRLSRQVPCLCKVAPAKSDVHMEDVHRAGGIMAILGELDRGGLLHTALPTVHSPTLGDALADWDVRLTNNPAVQDFYRAAPGGVPTQTAFSQDKRWDALDTDRAGGVIRSREHAFSQDGGLAVLHGNLAQDGCIVKTAGVDESILSFGGPAKVFESQDAAVAAILTDQVVSGDVVVIRYEGPRGGPGMQEMLYPTSYLKSKGLGAECALITDGRFSGGTSGLSIGHVSPEAAEGGTIGLVRDGDWIEIDIPARTIQLVVSQDVLSHRAAEQTERGWHPAKPRQRAISTALQAYAAMTTSAARGAVRDLSRLRRG; this is translated from the coding sequence ATGCCCGAACTCCGTTCCCGCACCTCCACTCATGGCCGCAACATGGCGGGCGCCCGGGGTCTCTGGCGCGCGACGGGCATGAAGGACGGCGATTTCGGCAAGCCGATCGTGGCGGTGGTCAACTCGTTCACCCAGTTCGTGCCCGGGCACGTCCACCTTAAGGACCTGGGCCAACTGGTCGCCCGGCAGATCGAGGCGGCGGGAGGGGTTGCGAAAGAATTCAACACTATAGCGGTCGATGATGGCATAGCGATGGGCCATGATGGGATGCTGTATTCGCTGCCGTCACGCGAACTGATTGCCGACAGCGTCGAATTCATGGTCAATGCCCATTGCGCCGACGCGATGGTGTGCATCTCCAATTGCGACAAGATAACGCCGGGCATGTTGATGGCTGCGCTGCGGATCAACGTGCCCGCCGTTTTCGTCAGCGGCGGGCCGATGGAAGCCGGCAAGGTGGTGGTGAAGGGCAAGGAGATCGCTCTCGACCTCGTCGACGCGATGGTCGCCGCGGGCGACGAGAGCTTTTCTGACGAAGAAGTCTCGGATATCGAGAGGGCGGCCTGCCCGACCTGCGGATCGTGCAGCGGGATGTTCACTGCCAATTCGATGAACTGCCTGACCGAAGCGCTCGGCCTGTCGTTGCCCGGCAACGGCTCCGTACTGGCCACGCATGCCGACCGGCAGGGGCTGTTCGAACGGGCAGGGCGCCTCGTCGTGGAGTTGTGCCGCCGTTATTACGGGGATGGGGATGCCAGCGTACTGCCACGCTCGATCGCCAGCTTCGAAGCTTTTGAAAACGCCATGAGCCTCGACATTGCGATGGGCGGTTCGACCAACACGGTGCTCCATCTGCTGGCAGCCGCGCACGAGGCCGGGGTCGATTTCACCATGCACGACATCGACCGTCTGAGCCGGCAAGTGCCCTGCCTGTGCAAGGTCGCGCCGGCCAAATCGGACGTGCACATGGAAGATGTCCACCGGGCCGGGGGCATCATGGCTATCCTCGGTGAGCTTGACCGCGGCGGCCTGTTGCATACCGCGCTACCGACCGTGCACTCTCCAACGCTGGGTGATGCGCTTGCCGACTGGGATGTGCGGCTGACCAACAACCCCGCGGTGCAGGATTTCTATCGCGCTGCGCCCGGCGGCGTCCCCACGCAGACTGCGTTCAGCCAGGACAAGCGTTGGGACGCGCTCGACACGGATCGTGCAGGCGGGGTGATCCGCTCACGCGAACACGCCTTCAGTCAGGACGGAGGCCTTGCCGTCCTGCATGGCAATCTTGCGCAGGATGGCTGCATCGTGAAGACCGCGGGGGTGGATGAAAGCATCCTCTCGTTCGGCGGCCCGGCGAAGGTGTTCGAAAGCCAGGACGCCGCGGTGGCGGCCATTTTGACCGATCAGGTCGTGTCCGGAGATGTGGTGGTGATCCGCTACGAGGGGCCTCGCGGCGGACCGGGGATGCAGGAGATGCTGTACCCCACCAGCTACCTGAAATCGAAAGGCCTCGGCGCCGAGTGCGCGCTGATCACTGACGGCCGCTTTTCCGGCGGCACGAGCGGCCTGTCGATCGGGCACGTAAGCCCGGAGGCAGCGGAGGGAGGGACGATCGGTCTGGTCCGCGACGGCGACTGGATAGAAATCGACATCCCTGCTCGGACCATCCAGTTGGTTGTGTCCCAGGATGTGCTGTCTCACCGTGCGGCGGAGCAGACGGAGCGCGGTTGGCATCCGGCGAAGCCGCGCCAACGGGCGATCTCCACCGCACTGCAGGCGTATGCCGCGATGACCACCAGCGCCGCGCGTGGGGCGGTGCGGGACCTCAGCCGGCTAAGGCGCGGGTGA
- a CDS encoding acyl-CoA ligase (AMP-forming), exosortase A system-associated translates to MPVALDPRPRPLDHLIDRGNASAPALILRSETLSYQDLRNRVARLAGWLLTQAGKGARVASWAAKGEVTCLLPLACARAGLVHVPINPLLKRLQAAHILADSGSDLLIGTRSRLETLNQGDLPPGCTAVAEQDLWDLAGEATPLGRSEHDPNDLAAILYTSGSTGQPKGVMLSHANMWLGAVSVAHYLGLEMDDITLAVLPLSFDYGQNQLFCTWYAGGAVAPLDYLMPRDVVKACARHGVTTLAAVPPLWMQLSEVEWPLDATRAMRRLTNSGGALTEPLVRTLRGLFPAARLFPMYGLTEAFRSTYLDPSLVDSHPTSMGRAIPFAEVMVIGEDGEEASNGEEGELVHAGPLVAQGYWRDAERTAQRFRAAPRTSTYGGTAVWSGDRVRREADGLLYFVGRRDAMIKTAGNRVSPQEIEEAALATGLVAEAVAVGVPDTKLGHAIGLAVRPAADFDEEMLKKALTASLPNFMQPRQMRRYDSMPRNPNGKLDRNAILLDFIQ, encoded by the coding sequence ATGCCCGTAGCGCTCGATCCCCGGCCCAGGCCGCTCGATCACCTCATTGACCGAGGCAATGCATCTGCGCCTGCGCTAATCCTGAGGTCGGAGACCCTTAGTTATCAGGATTTAAGGAACCGTGTCGCCCGGCTGGCGGGCTGGCTGCTGACGCAAGCGGGAAAGGGGGCGCGGGTCGCCAGTTGGGCAGCGAAGGGCGAGGTGACGTGCCTGCTGCCGCTTGCTTGCGCGCGGGCAGGACTGGTTCACGTGCCGATCAATCCATTGCTCAAGCGGCTCCAGGCAGCGCACATCCTGGCAGATAGCGGTTCGGACCTGCTCATCGGGACCCGCTCGCGTCTGGAAACGCTCAATCAGGGCGATCTGCCGCCCGGGTGCACGGCGGTAGCGGAACAAGATCTGTGGGATCTGGCGGGCGAAGCAACACCGCTGGGCCGGTCGGAGCACGACCCCAACGATCTGGCGGCGATCCTTTATACTAGCGGGTCGACCGGCCAGCCCAAGGGTGTAATGCTGAGCCATGCGAACATGTGGCTCGGCGCGGTCAGTGTCGCGCACTATCTCGGGCTTGAGATGGATGACATCACCCTGGCCGTCTTGCCGCTCAGCTTCGACTATGGACAAAACCAGTTGTTCTGCACGTGGTATGCAGGCGGCGCGGTGGCCCCGCTCGACTATCTGATGCCGCGCGACGTGGTGAAAGCATGCGCACGGCATGGCGTCACGACGCTGGCCGCCGTGCCGCCGTTGTGGATGCAACTCAGTGAAGTCGAATGGCCGCTTGATGCCACGCGGGCGATGCGGAGGCTCACCAACAGCGGCGGTGCATTGACGGAACCTCTTGTACGAACCCTGCGGGGCCTTTTCCCCGCCGCACGCCTGTTCCCCATGTATGGGCTGACGGAAGCGTTCCGCTCGACCTATCTTGATCCCTCGCTGGTCGACAGTCATCCCACGTCGATGGGCCGGGCCATTCCCTTCGCCGAAGTCATGGTGATCGGTGAGGACGGCGAGGAAGCCTCGAATGGCGAGGAGGGAGAACTGGTTCACGCAGGTCCGCTCGTCGCGCAAGGGTATTGGCGCGATGCCGAGCGCACGGCCCAACGGTTCCGCGCCGCGCCGCGCACATCCACCTACGGTGGGACCGCGGTCTGGTCAGGTGACCGAGTACGACGAGAGGCAGACGGCTTGTTATATTTCGTCGGGCGGAGGGACGCGATGATCAAGACCGCGGGAAACCGCGTCAGCCCCCAAGAGATCGAGGAAGCGGCCCTAGCCACGGGCCTTGTCGCTGAGGCGGTCGCGGTGGGCGTGCCGGACACGAAATTGGGGCACGCGATCGGCCTTGCGGTTCGCCCCGCTGCCGACTTCGATGAAGAGATGCTGAAAAAGGCACTGACGGCATCGCTGCCGAACTTCATGCAGCCCCGCCAGATGCGCCGTTACGATTCGATGCCGCGCAATCCGAATGGGAAGCTGGACCGGAACGCGATCCTGCTGGATTTCATTCAGTGA
- a CDS encoding 4-(cytidine 5'-diphospho)-2-C-methyl-D-erythritol kinase, producing MREIAYAKINLALHVRRRRDDGYHELETLFAFVDAGDVLVARPSDRDKLTVSGEFAEQLTDPFGNLVTAALGKLPRASGLSLALEKNLPVAAGLGGGSADAGAVFRIVDALHDLPADWLRRAAALGADVPACVESRMCLGHGSGVDLTPIINDLEDAPVILVNPRAPLATGAVFAGWSGEDRGPLPVGPASIVTQQGRNDLEDSAVALVPEIADVLSALRRTGASVARMSGSGATCFALYSDPAAQAAAAAQLAGEHPGWWIMEGKLRP from the coding sequence ATGCGCGAGATTGCATACGCCAAGATCAACCTGGCGCTGCACGTCCGTCGCCGGCGCGACGATGGCTATCACGAGCTCGAGACATTGTTCGCGTTCGTCGATGCGGGCGATGTGCTGGTCGCCCGGCCATCAGACCGGGACAAGCTGACGGTAAGCGGTGAGTTCGCCGAGCAACTGACTGATCCGTTTGGCAATCTTGTGACCGCTGCTCTGGGCAAGTTGCCGCGGGCGAGCGGGCTTTCGCTTGCGCTGGAAAAGAACCTTCCGGTGGCGGCCGGTCTTGGCGGCGGATCGGCGGATGCCGGCGCGGTATTCCGGATCGTGGACGCGCTCCATGACTTGCCGGCCGACTGGCTGCGGCGGGCGGCGGCCTTGGGGGCGGACGTTCCGGCGTGCGTCGAAAGCCGGATGTGCCTGGGTCATGGCTCCGGCGTCGATTTAACTCCTATAATCAATGATCTGGAGGATGCACCTGTTATCCTCGTGAACCCCCGGGCGCCGCTGGCGACCGGCGCGGTGTTCGCCGGCTGGAGCGGCGAGGATCGCGGTCCGCTCCCGGTCGGACCGGCGTCCATCGTCACCCAGCAAGGGCGCAATGATCTTGAGGACTCCGCCGTTGCCCTGGTTCCGGAAATCGCAGATGTCCTCAGCGCCCTCCGCCGAACCGGCGCGTCGGTCGCGCGGATGTCGGGTTCGGGCGCGACCTGTTTTGCCCTCTACTCCGACCCGGCCGCGCAGGCCGCAGCGGCGGCCCAGCTGGCCGGCGAGCATCCAGGCTGGTGGATCATGGAAGGTAAGCTGCGACCATGA
- a CDS encoding phosphopantetheine-binding protein — translation MTVDQHHLGASRTEIDARLRSILVDALGLDPDRVATFDNDTGLFGHLPELDSMAVAGLLTEMEDQLDIVIDDEDVDGEMLETYGGLLAFAEVKAASA, via the coding sequence ATGACGGTTGATCAGCATCACCTGGGCGCGAGTCGCACCGAGATCGACGCCCGGCTGCGCTCGATTCTGGTCGACGCGCTGGGCCTCGACCCGGATCGCGTCGCGACGTTCGACAACGACACGGGGCTATTCGGGCACCTGCCCGAGCTCGATTCCATGGCTGTCGCCGGGCTGCTGACCGAAATGGAGGACCAACTCGACATCGTTATCGATGACGAGGACGTCGACGGCGAAATGCTCGAAACCTATGGCGGCCTGCTTGCCTTTGCCGAGGTCAAAGCCGCCTCGGCGTGA
- a CDS encoding hydrolase 1, exosortase A system-associated, producing MTRLHLTFECADTTLAGSLDTAAGVSGLLLVSGGNEVRSGVFSGQAALAARISAAGYPVFRFDRRGVGDSGGENKGFRKSNRDIQSALAAFRVIAPQIERVVGYGNCDAASALMLASGLDCDALVLSNPWTVEDDRALPPPEAVRARYAEKLKNPRELARLLSGGVDLGKLAKGLVRAGRRTSAPTTLASEMAAGLAAFDGPVRILVAGSDRTAQIFTSNWDADDTRVVRCDGAGHAWSEPHAREFLERNLLEILRG from the coding sequence ATGACACGGCTTCACCTGACCTTCGAATGCGCCGACACCACCTTGGCGGGCTCACTGGACACGGCTGCCGGCGTCAGCGGGCTGCTGCTCGTCAGCGGGGGCAACGAAGTACGTTCGGGCGTCTTTTCAGGCCAGGCGGCACTTGCAGCACGCATTTCCGCCGCAGGCTACCCCGTGTTCCGTTTCGACCGGCGGGGGGTCGGCGACAGTGGCGGTGAGAACAAGGGCTTTCGCAAGAGCAACCGCGATATCCAGTCTGCGCTCGCTGCCTTCCGCGTCATCGCACCCCAAATCGAACGGGTGGTCGGCTATGGCAACTGCGACGCAGCAAGCGCCCTGATGCTGGCGAGCGGGCTGGATTGCGATGCACTCGTGCTATCAAACCCCTGGACCGTCGAAGATGACCGCGCCCTGCCGCCGCCCGAAGCGGTGCGTGCACGCTATGCTGAAAAGCTAAAGAACCCTCGAGAACTCGCCCGCTTGCTAAGCGGCGGAGTGGATCTCGGCAAGCTTGCGAAAGGTTTGGTGCGAGCCGGTCGGCGTACGTCTGCCCCCACAACACTCGCAAGCGAGATGGCCGCCGGTTTGGCGGCATTCGATGGCCCCGTTCGCATACTGGTTGCAGGATCGGATCGCACGGCTCAGATTTTCACGAGCAACTGGGATGCCGACGATACGCGGGTGGTGCGCTGCGACGGCGCTGGTCATGCCTGGAGTGAACCTCACGCGCGGGAGTTCCTGGAGCGGAACCTGCTCGAGATCTTGCGCGGCTAG
- a CDS encoding NAD(P)H-hydrate epimerase — MRNPDQVLTADQMRGAEQALMAQGVSIDELMLRAGRGAADWVHRAARGRSVTVLCGPGNNGGDGYVVAEHLRHLGSDVRVIAPVDPATDAARRAKARWQGNQVEGARGGVLVDCLFGSGLSRPLASEHSDLLAKLADAHEFVIAVDLPSGVSSDDGAILGTAVRCDLTLALGAWKPAHFMTPASDCMGEVRLVDIGIELASTGAHLFTAPRFSAPARGAHKYSRGMVGVVGGVMPGAALLAAEAAMRSGAGYVKHLAQPLPATHARALVNDCRPIGLALADPRFSALVIGPGLGRDEAARQNLGMVLERGIPTVIDADALHVLDDDLLEGVAAARLLLTPHEGELAALCRRFAIAASGKIDRAKTLAQTIGATVLAKGPDTLLAGAGGELAFFAPGPSWLATAGTGDVLAGIAAGRMAAGRDPFRAAGEAVWLHGEAARIAGTALIADDLIRNLSPAYDRFLRT; from the coding sequence ATGCGCAACCCTGACCAGGTCCTCACCGCCGATCAGATGCGCGGCGCTGAGCAGGCGCTGATGGCGCAAGGAGTATCGATCGACGAACTGATGCTGCGCGCCGGGCGTGGGGCGGCGGATTGGGTCCACCGGGCGGCGCGGGGGCGTTCCGTGACGGTGCTATGCGGCCCGGGCAACAATGGCGGTGACGGATATGTCGTTGCCGAGCACCTGCGCCATCTAGGGTCTGACGTGCGAGTCATCGCTCCGGTGGATCCGGCGACAGACGCTGCCCGCCGCGCAAAAGCGCGCTGGCAAGGGAACCAGGTGGAAGGCGCCCGGGGCGGCGTGTTGGTCGATTGCCTGTTCGGGTCCGGTTTGTCCCGACCACTCGCTAGCGAACACAGCGACCTTCTTGCCAAGCTTGCCGACGCTCACGAGTTCGTGATCGCGGTGGACCTGCCGAGCGGCGTTTCGTCGGATGACGGAGCGATCCTGGGAACAGCGGTGCGCTGCGATCTTACCTTGGCGCTGGGCGCGTGGAAGCCGGCGCATTTCATGACGCCGGCCAGCGACTGCATGGGGGAAGTACGCCTGGTTGATATCGGCATAGAGCTAGCCAGCACGGGTGCGCACCTGTTCACGGCGCCGCGCTTCAGTGCTCCCGCACGCGGCGCTCACAAGTATTCGCGCGGCATGGTCGGCGTGGTGGGGGGCGTGATGCCGGGAGCAGCGCTACTCGCCGCCGAGGCGGCGATGCGCAGCGGCGCGGGTTACGTCAAACACCTCGCACAGCCACTCCCTGCCACGCACGCGCGCGCGTTGGTGAATGACTGTCGCCCGATTGGTCTAGCGCTTGCCGATCCCCGCTTTTCGGCATTGGTCATAGGACCCGGGCTGGGCCGGGACGAAGCTGCTCGGCAGAACCTTGGCATGGTGCTGGAAAGGGGGATACCGACGGTCATCGATGCAGATGCGTTGCATGTGCTCGACGATGACCTCCTCGAAGGAGTTGCCGCCGCTCGGCTACTGCTAACCCCGCATGAAGGCGAGCTTGCCGCGCTGTGCCGGCGATTTGCAATCGCCGCTTCAGGCAAGATCGACCGTGCCAAGACGCTTGCCCAGACTATCGGTGCGACTGTGCTGGCGAAGGGTCCGGACACCCTGTTGGCGGGAGCAGGTGGCGAACTGGCTTTCTTCGCTCCGGGACCGAGTTGGCTTGCCACGGCCGGCACCGGCGATGTGCTCGCCGGTATCGCGGCCGGCCGGATGGCCGCGGGACGTGACCCCTTCCGAGCGGCAGGCGAGGCGGTCTGGCTGCACGGGGAGGCGGCTCGCATCGCCGGTACGGCGCTGATTGCCGATGATCTGATCCGCAATCTTTCACCCGCTTACGACCGGTTCTTGCGCACGTGA
- a CDS encoding ion channel, producing MGMMEQTSDTIALGKQLSAAGGLMVAMTVVHAFGITAISHLLNLREERLDELNFGIHSIIKMSAMGFMLLLLHSLEIGLFGAFYLWVGGVETVKEALFYSASTYTTLGRTAEYFPPDWRLIGAFEALIGFLLIGWSTAFIVSKANKLMPD from the coding sequence ATGGGTATGATGGAACAGACGTCCGACACGATCGCGCTTGGCAAACAGTTGAGCGCCGCAGGCGGCTTGATGGTGGCCATGACCGTGGTTCATGCGTTCGGCATCACTGCGATATCGCACCTGCTCAATTTGCGGGAAGAGCGCCTCGACGAGCTCAATTTCGGCATTCACAGCATCATCAAGATGTCGGCGATGGGGTTCATGCTCTTGCTGCTGCACTCGCTGGAGATCGGCCTGTTTGGTGCATTCTACTTGTGGGTCGGCGGGGTCGAGACGGTCAAGGAGGCGCTGTTCTACTCTGCATCCACGTACACGACGCTTGGCCGGACCGCCGAATACTTCCCGCCCGACTGGCGGCTGATCGGCGCGTTCGAGGCGCTGATCGGCTTCCTGCTGATCGGCTGGTCGACCGCCTTCATCGTCAGCAAGGCCAACAAGCTGATGCCCGACTAG
- a CDS encoding N-formylglutamate amidohydrolase — MTSWQPWRRIGPQHAPEGIVLVADHASKFVPAGIDLGIAPELLDQHIAVDIGVEPVAELMAQDSGIPAHLATVSRLVCDLHREEDHPAVVPAISDGHAIPGNAGADIEARLNLFHRPYHGALAAWLDEVEPSLIISLHSFTPSLRSAPGARPWEVALLHNEDDRAARLAMNLFRAAGFTVGDNEPYSGRQLNATMNRHAEAHGRSYLAIEVRQDQIAEPAGQALWAHLISDVAARVALLLEAP, encoded by the coding sequence ATGACATCATGGCAACCCTGGCGGCGCATCGGACCTCAACACGCCCCGGAAGGGATCGTGCTGGTAGCGGATCACGCGTCCAAATTCGTGCCGGCCGGGATCGACCTCGGTATCGCGCCTGAATTGCTCGACCAGCACATCGCCGTCGACATCGGGGTGGAGCCGGTCGCCGAACTGATGGCGCAGGACAGCGGGATCCCCGCTCACCTGGCAACCGTCAGCCGGCTGGTATGCGATCTTCACCGGGAAGAAGACCACCCCGCCGTGGTTCCAGCGATCAGCGACGGGCATGCGATACCTGGGAACGCGGGGGCAGATATAGAGGCGAGGTTGAACCTTTTCCACCGGCCATATCATGGTGCTTTAGCTGCATGGCTGGACGAGGTTGAACCCTCGCTGATCATCTCGCTGCACAGCTTCACGCCTTCGCTCCGCAGCGCACCAGGGGCGCGGCCATGGGAGGTCGCGCTGCTCCATAACGAGGATGATCGCGCCGCTCGGCTTGCGATGAACCTCTTTCGAGCGGCTGGCTTCACGGTCGGCGACAACGAACCGTACTCCGGCCGCCAACTCAACGCGACGATGAACCGCCATGCCGAGGCGCATGGTCGATCGTATCTCGCGATCGAGGTGCGGCAGGATCAGATCGCTGAGCCCGCGGGGCAAGCGCTCTGGGCGCACCTGATCAGCGATGTCGCGGCGCGGGTGGCGCTGCTGCTTGAGGCGCCTTAA
- a CDS encoding electron transfer flavoprotein-ubiquinone oxidoreductase, translated as MIERESMPCDVVIVGGGPAGLSAAIRLKQINSELEVIVLEKGSEIGAHILSGAVVDPRGLDELLPDWRDQGCPMAEVPVTDNWHWVLSKGKKTNLPHLIMPPFMSNDGNYTGSLGNLCRWLAEQAEALGVMVFPGFPAAEVIIGEDGAVAGVITQDMGVAADGEHKGDFQPGMEIHAKYTLFAEGARGHLTKRMKSKYDLEANCQPQVYGLGIKEVWDIDPEKHVPGRVIHTQGWPLNESESWGGGFIYHQANNQIAIGFVTALDYRNPYVSPFQEFQRWKHHPAVREYLEGGKRVAYGARAINEGGWQSVPKLAFPGGALIGCSAGFVNVPRIKGTHTAIKSGMLAAEAAASAIGRGDERTELMDYDAALRDSWIAHELKLVQNAQPAVAKFGGDMGTIVAGLDMWLRYLKMPIIPAFKHHRDSEMTERADLYQPIAYPKPDGVISFDRLTSVAFSYTNHAENQPVHLVVKDMELQKRSELGVFAGPSQRYCPAGVYEWLVDDATGEPRFQINSQNCVHCKTCDIKDPNQNITWVAPEGGGGPNYPNM; from the coding sequence ATGATTGAACGTGAATCGATGCCGTGTGACGTGGTGATCGTCGGCGGTGGCCCCGCCGGCCTGTCCGCCGCGATCCGCCTCAAGCAGATCAATTCCGAACTCGAAGTGATTGTGCTGGAAAAAGGCAGCGAAATCGGCGCGCACATCCTGTCGGGCGCGGTGGTCGATCCGCGCGGGCTCGACGAGCTGTTGCCAGACTGGCGGGATCAGGGTTGCCCGATGGCCGAAGTGCCCGTGACCGATAATTGGCACTGGGTTCTGTCGAAAGGCAAGAAGACCAACCTTCCGCACCTGATCATGCCGCCCTTCATGTCGAACGATGGCAATTACACCGGATCGCTGGGCAACCTGTGCCGCTGGCTGGCCGAACAGGCCGAAGCGCTGGGCGTCATGGTATTCCCCGGCTTCCCCGCGGCAGAGGTGATCATCGGCGAAGACGGCGCTGTCGCCGGCGTCATTACCCAGGACATGGGCGTGGCGGCGGACGGCGAGCACAAGGGCGATTTTCAGCCGGGCATGGAAATCCACGCCAAATATACTCTGTTCGCAGAAGGCGCGCGCGGTCACCTTACCAAGCGGATGAAGTCGAAATACGACCTGGAGGCGAACTGCCAGCCGCAGGTCTACGGCCTCGGCATCAAGGAAGTGTGGGATATCGATCCCGAAAAGCACGTGCCCGGACGGGTGATCCACACGCAGGGCTGGCCGCTCAACGAAAGCGAGAGCTGGGGTGGCGGGTTCATCTACCATCAGGCGAACAATCAGATCGCGATCGGCTTTGTCACCGCGCTCGACTATCGCAATCCCTACGTCAGCCCGTTTCAGGAATTCCAGCGCTGGAAACATCACCCGGCGGTTCGCGAGTATCTCGAAGGCGGCAAGCGGGTGGCGTACGGCGCGCGCGCCATCAACGAAGGCGGCTGGCAATCAGTCCCCAAGCTGGCATTCCCGGGCGGCGCGCTGATCGGGTGCTCCGCCGGCTTCGTGAACGTGCCTCGGATCAAGGGCACGCACACCGCGATCAAGAGCGGCATGCTGGCTGCGGAAGCGGCTGCTTCCGCGATCGGCCGAGGTGACGAGCGGACCGAGCTGATGGATTACGACGCAGCGCTCCGCGACAGCTGGATCGCGCATGAACTGAAACTGGTGCAGAACGCGCAGCCGGCGGTCGCCAAGTTTGGCGGGGACATGGGCACGATCGTCGCAGGCCTCGACATGTGGTTGCGCTATCTCAAGATGCCGATCATTCCCGCGTTCAAGCACCACCGCGACAGCGAGATGACCGAGCGGGCCGACCTGTACCAGCCGATCGCCTATCCCAAGCCCGACGGAGTGATCAGCTTCGACCGGCTGACCAGCGTCGCTTTCAGCTATACCAACCATGCCGAAAACCAGCCGGTCCACCTGGTGGTCAAGGACATGGAGTTGCAGAAGCGCAGCGAACTGGGTGTCTTTGCCGGCCCATCGCAGCGTTATTGTCCAGCCGGCGTGTACGAATGGCTCGTGGACGATGCGACCGGTGAGCCGCGGTTCCAGATCAATTCGCAGAATTGCGTCCACTGCAAGACGTGCGACATCAAGGATCCGAACCAGAACATCACGTGGGTTGCACCCGAAGGCGGGGGCGGACCCAATTATCCGAACATGTGA
- a CDS encoding GNAT family N-acetyltransferase produces the protein MDAVSYHHTVKVLQDVAAAPAGPFDRAEWFALLETAGHRPLIAVARQGENAIALPLSDADGRIEALRNWYTFSWRPVGMLDDHLIAVVARDLRTRAAGVTLWPVPDEDGAASRLASGFRSAGWAVSCTPCDHNHVLEVAGRSFAEYWSGRPGQIRATHKRKANRVSVDLFDRFDGSAWEAYQAIYGDSWKPAEGDPELLRQFAQAEGAAGRIRLGVARAEGEPVAAQFWTVENKIAYIHKLAHRESARHLSPGTILTAALFERVIDTDRVDLVDFGTGNDPYKRHWMEHDRPRYRIDCLDPRQPRAWPALAKRALARFSSEG, from the coding sequence TTGGACGCGGTCAGCTATCATCACACGGTTAAGGTCTTGCAAGACGTTGCAGCAGCGCCGGCCGGGCCGTTCGATCGCGCCGAATGGTTCGCCTTGCTGGAAACTGCCGGACACCGTCCCCTTATTGCGGTTGCCCGCCAAGGCGAGAACGCAATCGCGCTTCCGTTGTCAGATGCGGATGGCCGGATCGAGGCTTTGCGAAATTGGTACACTTTCAGCTGGCGCCCCGTCGGAATGCTGGACGATCATCTGATCGCCGTCGTTGCACGCGATTTGCGCACACGCGCCGCGGGCGTGACGCTGTGGCCGGTCCCCGACGAAGACGGTGCCGCCAGCCGCCTTGCCAGTGGGTTTCGATCTGCAGGTTGGGCGGTGAGCTGCACGCCTTGCGACCACAATCACGTGCTTGAGGTCGCTGGTCGCAGCTTTGCCGAATACTGGTCGGGTCGACCCGGACAGATCCGCGCCACCCACAAGCGCAAGGCCAATAGGGTCTCAGTCGATCTTTTCGATCGTTTCGATGGAAGCGCATGGGAAGCGTACCAGGCGATTTACGGAGATAGTTGGAAGCCTGCCGAAGGGGACCCGGAGCTCCTACGTCAATTTGCGCAGGCCGAGGGCGCCGCGGGCCGCATCCGGCTGGGCGTCGCTCGGGCCGAGGGTGAGCCGGTTGCGGCACAATTCTGGACCGTCGAAAACAAGATCGCCTACATCCACAAGCTCGCGCATCGCGAGAGCGCCAGACACCTCTCGCCTGGCACCATCCTGACTGCAGCGCTCTTTGAACGGGTGATTGATACCGACCGGGTCGACCTAGTCGACTTCGGGACGGGCAACGATCCCTACAAACGGCATTGGATGGAGCACGACCGGCCCCGCTATCGAATTGATTGTCTGGATCCGAGACAGCCCCGCGCCTGGCCTGCCCTGGCGAAGCGGGCGCTTGCGCGCTTCTCGAGCGAAGGCTAG